Part of the Oncorhynchus kisutch isolate 150728-3 linkage group LG2, Okis_V2, whole genome shotgun sequence genome, GTCAATGTTTTAAGTTGTACTTAGGCGTGAACAATATAAGACTTTCTTTCTGCAAATACGTCTGCTTTAAGGGGCTAATTTCCTACGTTTGTTTGCAAGCTAGTTTTCAGGCTAGTTTCCTTACACGGATGCTAGGTGGCTAGCaaggttagctagcttgctaacaatACTGCTGCACATTTCTCACTATTGTCCGTCGGTACGCTGTACTAGAAGTATCGAAATACCTGAATGAGAGGTCGTAAACTTACTGTCCTCTTACATTATTTTTTGTACTGAGGCCCCAAGAAACTACGTTTTTAGCTAGCCCCAACTAGCTTAATTAGCTAACCAAAACACCATGTTTCGATATTTAAATGACGTGGATGACAACCCTTACATGATGTGAGTATCGTATTGCCTTTTATCCAAGCGAACTGCATGTCTTGCTTTTATACCCACTTGCATGCATCAACCCAGTCGTCGTTTGTTCTGAGATTTAAAGGCCTAATCTCCTGCCACCATGTGTATCAGTTAACTGCATACACCACATAGTGTCATGATCCATCCAAGCCATGATATAGTTATCTCTAGCTTATTTATTTTGttccttatttttttttttacataagtatgTGGTTACACCTTATATCCTCATTCCATGCTGAGTAACCATGGTCAAGAGTACTCCTGGAAACAGGTGGATTTCTCACCTGAGTTTTTCATAATGTCAGCAATCCTTTTCCTTATTCactgctgtgttttttttttcatggtGTGTATCCTCAGTGAGATAAATAATTTCTGTTTTGAAGGGATCCATTTGCAGCCCAGAGGCAACAGATGAGGAGTCTGTTTGGGTCGTTTGGCTACGAACCTTTCCCCCTCAGCCCTCAGATTCAGCCTCCCCGTGCACCCCaccttcaggtgtgtgtgtgtgtgtgagagagactactCTGAGTATCTCTAGTAAGTGTGTGATGTTGGGTTCAATTCCACTTCAAATTTAGAAAGTACAGTACAATTCAAATTCTCTTCAATGAGTAAACATTGGAATTTGAATTGGATAACTTTTGAATCGACTAATTAAAATGGAATCGACCCAACCCTGGTATGTATACAGCACAACACACCATAGCTATTTCACCTTTGATTATATGTAGTGTAGACTCTAATTTTATAGTACTTCATGCCATACTGCATTGTTACTGCATATTTGTTGTCTGCTGTTAAATAACCTCCTACTGCTTTTCAGGCTGGGGCCCTGCAGCCGTTTGGAATGATGGGAATGGTGAGTCCTTGTCCCTGCGTGTTAAGATGTTATCTCTGCCTCTTAGAGCACAGAAAAGCACCCAAGGCCCTGTTCCAATACATTCAAAACTAATTTTCAATTTCAGAATCAGATAACTGACCTCCTCATGTGTTCCTTCCCTAGGGGGGAGGCTTCATGGACATGTTTGGGATGATGGGAGGAATGATGGAGAACATGGTGAGTATTTCCAGAGATATTCCCTCACCTGCTTTTCCAGATCAAACATGTTCCTGAGCTAAAAAAAACACCCTCAATGGGGATTCTCTGCgtccagaaaaaaaacacattttagagTTAACGTTTTGTGACCCAGCAACAACTCTGTCTAGCTAATTAAGCTAGCTGGGGCTAGCTAAAAACGTAGCAAAGACCCAACATGAGTTCAGTGGATGAAACTTAAACATAATCCAGCTGGACAAGATGTGTTATCTTCTTTCCCTTTAGGACAGAATGTCTGGTTCGCCAAACTGTCAGACGTTCTCTTCCTCCACAGTcatctcctactcctcctcagacatGGGAGCCCCTAAAGTCTACCAGCAGACCAGTGAACTGAGGACTGCACCTGGAGGGGTAAGAGCAGGCCAAATGACATTTACTACTGTGATTGCATGTACATTTTTCAGTAGGGTTTTACAATGCCAGTCCTCCAGAGCTACTGGCCTCTACTACCAGCTCCCTGCTGAACACTACCTCCTCCCCTCAGATTCGTGAGACGCGCCAATCGATGCGTGACAGCGAGAGTGGCTTGGAGCGCCTGGCCATTGGCCACCACATCTGGGACCGCGGTCACGTGATGGAACGCTCCCGAAACCGCCACACGGGTGACCGCGAAGAACGACAGGACTACATCAACCTGGAGGAGAGTAAGTCACGGAGCTACATGTGCTACTCACTACGGTTCTCCAGAATCAGTATGACCATACCCATGTTTCTAACCCTCAAGTAATAATAAACCATTTGCCTTGAGTAAAAAAGCACATTCATTCTTAATGGCTGTATTTGCAACTGTTTGTTTCCATTGCTAGACTTGCCTGGTTAGAGGTATGTCTGGCCAGGTTTCTGACCCCCCcgccccctgtccctctctcaggtgaggctACTGCCTTCGATGAGGAGTGGAGGAGCACAGCCGGAAGGTACCCTCCCCCAAACGCACGGGGGATAGACTACGGCCGGGACAGGAGGGCAGGGGGCCAACAGCTGGCCCTCGCCGCCCCACCCAGCTCCTCGTCTCCGCCCGCCCCTCGCCATGAGTCTCCCAGACACCTCCCACCCGCAACTCGCCCCCGCTACGACTGGTGAGAGGTAGGAGGAGCATGacctgtgtatgtctgtgtttgtaAAAGTGTGTGTACTGTGGACAGCACAGTTCCAAATCAATTCCTGTACCCTTTGTTGATCTGAAAGTAGTGGATAGGCATCAACCCTGATATAGGGTCTTTGCTTACGCCAATCCCGATCCAGTCCTTTCAAATCCACTAGGTGAGTCAATAAGGTCCAGGGAACAGATGAGTCTGGACCTGGGCCTGTCCCAGTTGTTAGCTTGTCTGGGCTCAATGGGTGTATCTCAATACTCTACAGTGGTTTACGTTACACCACTCCTCCATCTGCTCTGACATTAAACAAGTGGACATGCAAAAGCTCAGTCCCAGTAAAAATCCTCCATATTGCTTTTGACATAACCAGTGTTTTCAGATCAGGGTAGGAGAGGAGACAAGAAGCCAAAATGACAGTCGAGATCCACATCACCCACTGATGTCATGTGTTCTCTCCTGCCAGGGGTCAAGGGTGAAAGGTGAGcagaaggatggaggagaggataccGAGGGGATCTGCCTGATGCTGTGAAtgaagaagggagaagagggtcACTACTGACCGTCAAGATGTTTGATATGATGGGACTGTCTATATATAAACTAtacatttaacacacacacacatcagaaccCAACACA contains:
- the LOC109900623 gene encoding myeloid leukemia factor 2 isoform X2 — encoded protein: MFRYLNDVDDNPYMMDPFAAQRQQMRSLFGSFGYEPFPLSPQIQPPRAPHLQAGALQPFGMMGMGGGFMDMFGMMGGMMENMDRMSGSPNCQTFSSSTVISYSSSDMGAPKVYQQTSELRTAPGGIRETRQSMRDSESGLERLAIGHHIWDRGHVMERSRNRHTGDREERQDYINLEESEATAFDEEWRSTAGRYPPPNARGIDYGRDRRAGGQQLALAAPPSSSSPPAPRHESPRHLPPATRPRYDW
- the LOC109900623 gene encoding myeloid leukemia factor 2 isoform X1, with translation MFRYLNDVDDNPYMMDPFAAQRQQMRSLFGSFGYEPFPLSPQIQPPRAPHLQAGALQPFGMMGMGGGFMDMFGMMGGMMENMDRMSGSPNCQTFSSSTVISYSSSDMGAPKVYQQTSELRTAPGGIRETRQSMRDSESGLERLAIGHHIWDRGHVMERSRNRHTGDREERQDYINLEESEATAFDEEWRSTAGRYPPPNARGIDYGRDRRAGGQQLALAAPPSSSSPPAPRHESPRHLPPATRPRYDWGQG